One window from the genome of Elusimicrobiota bacterium encodes:
- a CDS encoding ADP-ribosylglycohydrolase family protein translates to MEERFVGSLLGVALGDALGAPHEGGPIEKLAWRLICLPHAGTLRWTDDTQMTMGLAESLIAQGGVDCDHLAGLWAERLEVLRGYGPSTRRILAAVRAGQPWRQACRTGFPQGSFGNGAAMRAAPLGLFFHRDPKALEDAAIRSSEITHSHPLGVEGGVLMARAVALALEPEFEPKRFLESLLAGSKALEFRSRLEQSLAWLGQEPPVSEVRRLLGNSVRAHESAVTALHACCRHPADFQALAGYVITLGGDTDTILAMAGGVFGARNGSRALPRELLARLEARAELERLARELFAKRR, encoded by the coding sequence TTGGAAGAGCGCTTCGTCGGCTCGCTGCTGGGAGTGGCTTTGGGCGACGCGCTGGGCGCCCCGCACGAAGGCGGCCCCATCGAGAAGCTCGCCTGGCGCCTCATCTGCCTGCCCCATGCCGGGACCTTGCGCTGGACCGACGACACCCAGATGACCATGGGCCTGGCCGAATCGCTCATCGCACAAGGAGGAGTCGACTGCGACCATTTGGCCGGACTCTGGGCCGAGCGCCTGGAAGTCCTGCGCGGCTACGGGCCCAGCACGCGCCGGATTCTGGCGGCCGTGCGCGCCGGCCAACCCTGGCGGCAAGCCTGCCGGACGGGCTTCCCTCAGGGCTCTTTCGGCAACGGAGCGGCTATGCGCGCAGCACCCCTGGGGCTTTTCTTCCACCGCGATCCCAAGGCCTTGGAGGACGCGGCCATCCGCTCCAGCGAGATCACGCACTCTCACCCGCTCGGAGTGGAGGGCGGAGTGCTCATGGCCCGGGCCGTGGCTTTGGCGTTGGAGCCGGAGTTCGAGCCCAAGCGCTTCCTGGAGTCCTTGCTGGCCGGGAGCAAAGCGCTGGAATTCCGATCGCGCCTCGAACAGTCGCTCGCCTGGCTCGGCCAGGAGCCGCCGGTCTCCGAGGTCCGCCGCCTCCTGGGCAACAGCGTGCGCGCCCACGAGTCCGCGGTGACCGCTTTGCACGCCTGCTGCCGCCATCCGGCGGACTTCCAGGCCTTGGCCGGCTATGTCATAACTTTGGGCGGGGACACGGACACCATCCTGGCCATGGCCGGCGGCGTGTTCGGGGCCCGAAACGGCAGCCGGGCATTGCCGCGGGAGCTCCTGGCCCGGCTGGAAGCCCGCGCAGAGCTCGAGCGCCTGGCTCGTGAGCTCTTCGCCAAGCGGCGCTAG
- a CDS encoding ferritin family protein, which translates to MEGALSPQDLIKLAIAMEEGGQKLYAKFERETADERLKQTWGLLRRQEIEHAVEFRKLLRVAELSQPAESSSAEASPYQRAVAAASVLMGSRLGRTSAGAVLSDLDALALAIAVEKDTILTYMALKDQILGDRGHALDKILAEEQSHLIQLTELLDSQPERFPVAAPDLPTGL; encoded by the coding sequence ATGGAAGGAGCCTTAAGCCCGCAGGACCTCATCAAGCTGGCCATCGCCATGGAAGAGGGCGGCCAGAAGCTCTACGCGAAGTTCGAGCGCGAGACCGCCGACGAGCGCCTCAAGCAGACCTGGGGCCTGCTGCGCCGGCAGGAGATCGAGCATGCCGTCGAGTTCCGCAAGCTCCTGCGCGTCGCGGAGCTCAGCCAGCCGGCCGAGTCCTCCTCGGCCGAGGCCTCGCCCTACCAGCGCGCCGTGGCGGCCGCCAGCGTCCTGATGGGCAGCCGCCTGGGGCGGACCTCAGCCGGGGCCGTGCTTTCCGATCTGGATGCGCTGGCGCTGGCCATCGCCGTGGAGAAGGACACCATCCTCACTTATATGGCCTTGAAGGACCAGATCCTCGGCGACCGCGGCCACGCGCTGGACAAGATCCTGGCCGAAGAGCAGAGCCATCTCATCCAGCTCACGGAACTCCTCGACAGCCAGCCGGAGCGCTTCCCCGTGGCGGCGCCGGACCTGCCCACCGGTCTCTAG